Part of the Vigna unguiculata cultivar IT97K-499-35 chromosome 3, ASM411807v1, whole genome shotgun sequence genome, TTTCAGGCATATAATGTTTTGAAACTATACCATGGTTTGGGCCGAACTTTCCTCAACCCTGCAAGTGTAAGCTTAGACCTCTAActtctttataaataaataaaaacatacacACATagaatatgtgtgtgtgtgtgagtgacAGAGATTAGCAATTATGCATGCTgattaatatacatttttaaccTTAAAATTGATAACACAGGCAAAGGTGTTTTCAAGATATGATTCTCTGCAGAAAGCTGCGGAGAACTATACAATTGGAGCCACTCCAAATGATATAAGCAGTGTATTGCAGCAGGTTGATAGATTAATCTGGAACCAAAAGTGATAAAAAACAGTTCTACCAGCATTCCCCATAGTATTGATCCATTTTGTTTTTGTCAGGGAGGAATGTTTGTGTTCAGAGGAAAGGAGCTATTATACGCAAGGAAAGACGAAGGGACAGGTGATCATGCCCCGTTAGATGATGTTTTAGAGGTCTGCCTCAAAGCTCCTGTTGCCTAATGCTCTattttatagaattttaaattcGCAAAACTGTAAGAATGTTCAATTTAAGAAGATTTGTTTCAGTAGATTAGATTTCCTTGAATCATATCGGCAACAACTTATTGGAAGTTGTggatttgattaaaaaatcatatataaatcATTATGAATGGTTATATTGAAGTTTCCAATCGGTATATGGCTAAAGATGTATAGCGAAAGGATGTGCCAAGTGTTATCTACCGAGAGATTCAATATAACGGTAAGAATAATATGATTGTAAGCATGTTTTCTTTTCCTCTCAACTGTCATTTAGTATTTTTggtgtttgtattatttttcttctttcctctCGTTGCATCTTTGAATGTATGTATATACACATGATTAGAGTTGTCAATTTGATCCATGATCGGACCGAAGGTCGAGATGGACCAATTCGGTCGAAAGTTGAGATGAGCCGTCCGAGTCGAAAGTCCAAACGAATCAGTCTAAGTCGAAGGTTGAGTTGGTCCTGATCGAAGATCGAGACGGGCAAGCCCGAGTCGAAGGTTGAGATGGGTCAGTCCAGGTTGAAGGTCGAGACAAGTCAACATGCATTGAAGGTCTAAGACAGGCTAGCACAGGCCGAAGGTTGAGAAGGGTCGGCCTAGCCAAAGGTCGATAGGATGGCCCGGACCAAAGGCTAAGACGGGCTAGCCCAGGTCAATGGTCAAGACGGGCTAACCTGTGTGAATGGTCAGGACGACCCATCTCAGGTGAAAGGTCTAGACAACTCGAAATTTGAGACTGTTTCAGGCTGAAGGTCGTGAATTGTGAAGGGTTAGCCCGAGCAGATGGTTGAGACAAGTCGTTCTTGACTGAATGTCTAAATAAGCCAATCTGATACGAAGGTCATGATGGGTTGATCCATGCAAAAGGTGGAGGTAGACTAACACACAATGAAGGTCGAGACAGGCGGACTTAGGTCGAATGTTGGTTAAAGATGAAGTTTTAGTATTGTTGCTTATATgtctaataatatatttaaaaattaatattttttcatgtttaaaaaacAAAGTTCATGATCTAATCCTGGTCCTGAAAGAACTTTTGTGGTCGTTTTGATCGTGTGAGATTTTCCGATGGAGGGATTTTTGGGTACCAGCCCATGTGGATTTTTTTGGTACCAGTGCATGTGGATGATGGCTCGGAGTGAGGGAAATTAACAGCTCTACAAATGACAAGGTCTTTCGTTGAATCTTGGAAAGTTCAAACTCTCCTTTGTTGACGAATATGTGGTGCGAGCTTTGTCGTGTGATTCTGGCCCTACATCATCTACATTTCCTAAGGTGGGTTCATTATTTTTGGGCCAAGTTCTGTTTATTGTAATTCATCTTTGAGTGTATCTGTCCTTGTAATTTCTTGTGGTTGTAAAATCTATTTAAGGAGCAGACATGATCAATGATCTAGTTCGtatattttcagttttaattcCTGTTAATTGTTAGAATAGTGAGGGAACGTACGTTTGATTTGACTCTGGTCAATTTTTTTCGTGCTAGCCGGTTGAAAATAGCTCCATTGGTTGGTGTAAGAAAATATTGGGTAGTTtcctttgtatttttgtaaGGTTATATACTGTGGAGGAGAATCCTAATCTCTAAATAATGCATCTGAGGATAAAACGAGGGCAGGGGTGCAGTAACCCGGTCTAACCTGATTGGGATGGAATGGCCATTCTTTTCGAGACATTTTACATTGTTTAGGTCCAATCCACTGATAAGCCAGAAATGTCTACATGTATTGTGGGGTTCTGATTATTAAGTAAAAGTAcataacaaataaaacaatGTATCCACTAAACAGTGCCTTCCTGTTGCAGCTCATACATGATAGTCACCCACCTGTTAGTCACCCCAATCTTGACCGAAAGCTTTGGCTTTTCCTGTTTTTAAACAACCACAGATTACAACTTACTTTCCCATCACATcatcacttaaaaaaataatatattcttcCACCACTGTTCATCTATGTATAGTCATAGAACCTAATATGTATATGAAAAGGGATTAAGTTATTCTAAAAGCATcgtaaaagaaatattttcacCTTCCACATTTTTAGTTAATGTTTGAtggtaaaattaaaagaatgaaagaTTGAGATTTGTTAAAATGACAGATTATTCTCCTTGGACTTATAATTACATTATCTCAATTAAGGGTTCATGTTTTGTTAGTATATGTGGGATCTATACAATGAGTTTGGTTTTTTATTGTGGGTGTGAAAAAATGTTGTAAGTGTGTGCAGGGCTAGAAGTAATGTAGAATAGGTAGTGTGGTGTTGGTGTGTGAAAACTAGGATAAAAGGGTGGTGGTGGGTTTATACCGTAAGTTATAGATGATTGAAGGTACAAGTTCTTTGGGTATTTGAAGGATAAGGAGGGTAAAAGGGAAAAGGAAATGTTGAATGTTGCGGTCAGCAAAGTAGTGATAAAAGAGATTCTCACAAAAGAGTACGACATGCAACATTAATTCcgagagaagaaagagagaggaaATGGACTGGGCGTAGGGTAAAGTTAACTAAGGAAGAGAGATGCAGAATGAAAGGGTTACTCAAATACATGGCATCAGAAAGAGAAAGTGCACAAGGACCTTTTCTTCTCATGCATATACTATATCATTCGCAGGGTTCTGTGGTGCCAATCAGATTAGTTGCTATCCAATTGCACTTTTTTCTGTTCACTCCTTATGCTCGTTTAGGCAATTTTCTTTAGATCTCCTGTTCAAACCAACACAATCCAATACCTTTGCTTTATCTACAAACTTCAAAAGCCTCCCTGTGTTCACATTATTAATCACGACAATGCTACGCTTCTAACTAACCAATACTAGATTCTAGTTAAGGTGGTCATATACCAACCTATTTAACTAAGTGTTCTTGTTcttaaacaaaaacacatacTATCTTTTACCATTTATTTGGGACACGAGGCCCAAACACGTTGTATTAGTAGATATTCTTATGGGATTTCATGCActgttataagaaaaaattgttttttatgtttccTTCCTTATTAAACATGAAAAGTTCCGgtgatggatttttttttggGTGTGTGGGGATGGCTATGATTTATGAGTTGGTGGTTTAATTGGGTTggtattaaaaagaaaaaaatatatttatttttaaatattaaaatatttgaataatattttaaataacctatgagatgacaatcacagtaaaatcaagaaccaatatttttgtcataatCACCACTaatatatatgatgaattgtttcctaGAAAGTGTTCGTATAGTCTAAAAAAACATTACTAATATTACATGGTTTTTGTCATGCTattgaacaaaatataaatgaaaaagttaCACTTTTTTTCGTGCTAATTTAGAAAGACTTGTTTATAAGATGGTTTTttgagtaatttattataaagataataattaaagattaaaatatttattgtatataattgtatataacttgacaatcaaattaattaaaatcaaagtattcaaatattgttaaacaacattctaacatttaaaaatatgaaattatgaacttatataattaagagtaataaataattattaaaaagatttaaaaaaattgtaaaaaaatattaataggttaagtgggtcaacaCACCTTCAATCCTGCTCAATCCCGTGGATTTAGTGaaccgggttgagttcaacccattttcgaaaaaacttaatttttttcaatcaaaccCGACTcaaacccgtggtgagtcgAATTGACTCACGGATTAAAACACATTTTGATATATCTAATCAtagattataatttattttataaaactaatagaAACACATGTTTAAGCTCACGCGTTTCTACATTTTTtgttataacaaaatataaaattattattattattattattattattattgtaatgttTTGTGGGTCTCTTGCTTTAATAAATGTCTAGTTTTTTATAAATCCAAAAatctaacaattatataaaagtaaactGAATTAACCTATTTTCAAACTCGCCTTTATCATGACAGCTTCTGCTTATCGCCTATTTTTGGCTATCAACAGTGAGATGGACAAGGATGTTTGgtactttgtttttctttttttctttccttccaAAATGCAAGTGTCCGTATGTAAAAATTTGAAGTGTACAGTGCGgcattattatttgtttgtgaTTTCACTTATATTAATTCTCAAACTTGCTTATGACTTTAAACTCGGGATTTGTGGCTGATCTTAGACCTTGATAATCAAAATTTGCTAGCATATTCTCCACATacacaaaattttgaatatgcTTTATTGGCTTTTATTTCCCTCCCCAAACAAAATTTCACCCTATCGACTTTGTGAATAAAATGTTAAGTCGTTATACTCCATGTTAGCATGACGATGATTGTAATTAGCAGATATGacatgaaaaaaagaagtgCTTATATTATTATAAGGAAGTTATTAGATAGTCCACTGTTATCGGCGAAAAAATTTTCATCAGAAAGTTAGCAGTGGCGGAAGTTAAAatttcttaaagataatataaaaataaaaaaataaaaaacaaaaatttaatgtaaaagaaTAAATGGACTAGTTCATTAACCAGTGGGCTAGTTCATTAATAAGAGAACAAGAATTGTtcctttttttctctgttttatttctttccttttttattattgtgtatATTTGTATGAACAATGAATTcttaatataaaagaataataaagttttatgattttttttaccaaaaaattatttttgaacaaacaaattataaaagcATTTGTACTGCAGGAGCACAATACGCTGCTTTTCGGGGGGTTATACAAGCTCCCACCATCTTCATCATAGCCAAAATTGGCAACTTGCAGTTTAAAATGTAAGGAGAAAATACATATCATTCCTCATCATATCCAAAACTATATCATCCCTACCTAGACAAATAAAGTAATtagaaaaaacaacaaaattcatggtaaaaaaatcatagatttttttttttatgggcATCTTATCTTTAGATGCACTTAATAACTATAGCAGTTTGGTTTCTTTATATCTACAAAGACATTATCTTTAGAGACACGATATAATACACAAAAAGGGTCTTTTTAAAACGAATTTGGATTTTCTGATGAGTTAAAAAGAATCGGTAGACAATCTCAACTACTCTATAACTAATCCTGAGGGACTAAGTGATGGTATTGAAGAAGCATTACAGCAATGCCTTATTTTgatataagagaaaaatattgcAGAAATAAGGAACGTGCAACTAGGGAGGATAAGATATCCTCCAAAACATCGAAACTGTACACATGAGATCTTGGATTCTTGGTCATGCATCTTGGCCGTTGCAGATGAGAATTGCTGATCATgtaatcatgtttttctttgCCAATGGGAGAGGACGTAACGTAAACTATAGCATTTAATGGTGCATGTACTTTAAGTGGCTCCTGAAACACAAACATATAGCTAGCCATTGCCCCATGAACTTGTGCTAAAAAATAGTGTAGCTCTGTAACTGCTGCCTTGTACTCTTTTGTGTTTTCCAAGAGAAAAAACATGGCAATGgagaataaaattattgaatagtAGGAATATTGTAACCTCATTTGGTCTAATTTGAAATCAAATCTGcacattaatatataaattttttggaATGCAACTCCAAGCATTTTTAATTAACACAGTTGGAAAGGAATATAAATCAACAGAAGAGGGGTTTGGAAGAAAAccttaaaatgtttattttgtgATACGAGGAGAACCAAATTTATACTACTACCTAGAGCTTCTTGCATTGTTTAATTCATCAGTGTGGCTCTCACAAAAAGCTGAAAAAGTCTTGCGCATATGGAACTATGTTTGTGGCGAAATGTGCATCAGAAAGTGACAGGATGCATACCCATCACTGCAGccataaacaaaacaatcaCAAATCTGCATCATACTGCAGACATAAAGAAAACAAGTCCAACGTACGTAGCCGGCAGACGGCCAATCCAAGAAGCATAACAGCATATGTTCCATAGAATATTCTTTATCCGGAGATGATGTGACAAAAAATAAGCTAACAACATAGgataatttgatattaaaatgagtgtccttattattattattacatctGATTCCATGTATATAAGAGGATAGGAAGGCAAACATTGAACAAGAAAGTAGAAGCAAAATGAGTGAGCGCAAAGTAGTTCTAGTGACTGGGTGTGGCAAAGGTGGCATCGGCTACGAATACTGTAAGGCATTTGCTGAGAAAAAATGCCACGTTTTTGCCTCTGACATCTCAGCACGGATGCAAGACATGTCAGAGTTGCAGTCAGATAACATAGAGACATTGGAGCTTGATGTGTGTTGTGATGAGAGCGTGTCTTCGGCTGTTGCGAATGTTATATCAAAACATGGTCGCATAGATATATTGGTTAATAATGCTGGAATAGGTAGCACTGGGCCATTGGCCGAGTTGGCACTAGATAGAATTAGAAAGGCTTGGGAAATCAACACACTAGGGCAACTAAGAATGGTGCAGCATGTGGTGCCTCACATGGCTATGAGAAGAAGTGGTAGTATAGTAAATGTTGGAAGCGTGGTAGGGGAAGTTGCAACCCCTTGGGCAGGGTCTTATTGTGGTAGCAAAGCTGCAGTGCATGCCATGTCAAACAGTTTGCGGCTAGAACTCAGGCCTTTTGGGATCAACGTAGTTCTTGTTTTGCCAGCCTCTGTGAGATCAAACTTTGGGAGGGCCAATACGGAGAGATTGGGTAATTATGAGTGGAAGCTTTATAAGGACTTTAAAGAGGCGATTGAAGAACGAGGTAGAGCTTCTCAGGGTGACAAAGCAACGGATGGTAGAGTTTTTGCAAGACATGTGGTTAAAAAGGTTTTACGCCCTAAACCACCAAAGCAAATTGCTTTTGGTCACATGACAGCTTTGTTTGCCTTCCTCTCATGGTCTCCCCTCTGGGTGAGAGATCAATTTTTCGCATCCCGTTTTGGCCTAACCAAGAAAGTTTAAGGTTTTGGTTCAAGTAATAGTGATGATGTATTCTTTTTTAGTGTTAATTAAATGGATGGTTTGATGTTGTAAGAGTATCTTACATCTTATTCTCTCAATTCAAAAGTGACATGTACCATTAATCAAAAGTTCAgattagtatttaaaataagggttaaatatgtttttagtcactcaaattttagtgaattttaaaattagtctctcttcgaaattttataccaatttagtcttttatctttagaaatgcatgaatttagtccttcttactaaattttgttaagtttatttgacattttaaacatattttatggtaatatttgagttaacattgaaacgaaaatatgtcaaatagtgtaaataattcaaatattatcataaaatgcgtttaaaatgtcaaataaacttaacaaaatttggtaattaagaaaaactaaatCCATACATTTCTAAATATGAAGGACCAAATTGGAATAAAGTTTCGAACAGAacagagactaatttcaaaatttacttaaacttaagaaacaaaaatatatttaacccttaaaataaattcaaacatatatatatatatatatatatatatatatatatatatatatatatatatatatatatatattagctgCGATTAGTTTTTCTGTTTGGATGGTTCGGCAAAAAAGGCATTGTTACTTGTGTTTTGCTATATTCAGAGGTAACATGAGAAAGTATATTCatagtttttcctttttttttttggagtcCGTAATTTCTATTTATGTTGATTACATGATACATGCGGTGGAATATGTTTTGAATGCTAATTTTAAAAGACTTTGGTTTGAATGCAACTCTTTATTGGTGTGTTTagcctttttcttttattgttccTTCGAATGCTTTGTAggtgatgaaaaaaaatttggagttatgtaaaataatttagagtttttcatattttttgggaggaaaataattattcaGATAAATTGATGACTTTAGATTTGAAAATTTGAGAAGGTTTTAAATGGTATCGTGTTTTACCTCCTTAAtaagtttagattttttttttcataatatttttcaacttcCTATGTTCAgaattctatatatttttataaagtattttttgaTATGCATTTGACCTGAtctctcatatattttattttttattctttaataaattttcatagtATTTTTTAACTCTATTTTATAAATCGTAACTAAAATGTCAAATTATATAGTGATGtcacataaatttataaaacaaaatttaaggcTCTATTTGTAATCATATTACCATTGAAATCAGTTGAATACATATTTTACactttttaatcttaattatttaacaaaattaagtaataGAGTCTTTTAAAAATCTagttaggaaaataaataatgaactttatgatatattttagaGTGATGTAGTTAAACAAAgcgaaaaaataaataaaattttcacttGAATGAGACCAATTCTTTACTTAAGTTAGAGTATAAAGagcttaaaatttgaaaaaacacGTTTGCTTAAATAGAACCAAATGTTCGCTTaagtaaaaatagataaataatacCATTGGGGATTTAAATCTcacttaaaaacaaaaatcataacCATGTGTCATGTATTCTTCAAAAGTGAACAATGAGACAACAATTCATCTATCTAAAACAGTAATTTTTCATCAcactttatcattttataattcatatcaaATCACCCTtctcataaaaattattttcaaatttcaaaacacaTATATACaacatttatactatttttttaattcaacgataaaacattcaaattgcaattaaattagtttctctTATCTTAAAAGGACCTACCAATGTTCTCTTTGGACATTCCTACACTACTTAAGCATGtcctatatataaataaaaccctactaaaattatattgtaaaacaAGCAAAGGATGAGGTTCATCTAAAACACAGAAAAATCACATGCAAACTCAGAAATTTTCCATGTATTGAAAATAGAATTGACTCTTAACAAAAGGGCCAAATTGCACTTACTTACATTTATAGATTGTTGAGAACATATTGTATGGTTTGTTATAAAAATCTTGTTTTCACAGCTTCAATATTCAAAAGACGAGGAATTGTTGAATTTTAGGAGGAGCAGAgcaaaaaaaagaaggaaatcaTGAAGGAAAATGGATAGAAAAGTGTTTTGTTTCTTAAAAGAGCCCATTTTTAGAGattataactttttaacaaaaattaaaaaaaaattacttatttgttGGATtctcacataaaaaaaacatggtAAAAAAGATGCCATGTTAATAGTATAAGTGATGGGATTTTCCTTGAATTTGGAAGGATCTATATATAAGTTCAATGAAGAATTTGA contains:
- the LOC114175499 gene encoding short-chain dehydrogenase cctT-like, which produces MSERKVVLVTGCGKGGIGYEYCKAFAEKKCHVFASDISARMQDMSELQSDNIETLELDVCCDESVSSAVANVISKHGRIDILVNNAGIGSTGPLAELALDRIRKAWEINTLGQLRMVQHVVPHMAMRRSGSIVNVGSVVGEVATPWAGSYCGSKAAVHAMSNSLRLELRPFGINVVLVLPASVRSNFGRANTERLGNYEWKLYKDFKEAIEERGRASQGDKATDGRVFARHVVKKVLRPKPPKQIAFGHMTALFAFLSWSPLWVRDQFFASRFGLTKKV